From a single Nostoc sp. MS1 genomic region:
- a CDS encoding cation-translocating P-type ATPase: MTSTTSDSGFTQPDETSAWHTLEVVKAIRRLGSDRTFGLTTSKVTEYLGRYGSNELTEGGTRTPAEILWDQFKNIMLLMLIAVAIISAVLDVREALTKGIFVFPKDAVAIFVVVILNGVLGYLQESGAEKALAALKNLASSKVRVIRDGKTLEVESKELVPGDVMLLEAGVKVPADGRLLEAVNLQVRESALTGEAHAVNKQAEVQLPEDAPLGDRINLVFSGTEVVQGRATVLVTSTGMQTELGKIASALQSVESEPTPLQKRMTQLGNVLVTGALVLVVIVIAAGTLFNPSLFEELVKVSLSMAVAVVPEGLPAVITVTLALGTQRMVKRNALIRKLPAVETLGSVTVICSDKTGTLTQNKMVVQAVCTASNTARVTGDGYTPMGEFQWQDKTHLSQAHPELQALLLACVLCNDAILQKENGEWAILGDPTEGALLSLAGKGSFRKDEQDNRFARVAEFPFSSERKRMSVMVEAEGSGAGISAFHLHQTPHLMFTKGSPELTLERCTHIQVGNDVQPLTAEQRSRILEQNNNMAMRGLRVLGFANKLLTELPPEGSEDISENGLTWLGLVGMLDAPRPEVRDAVARCRTAGIRPIMITGDHQLTAKAIAEDLGIANPNDEVLTGRELEKFSMAELEQHVDYVSVYARVSPEHKLKIVQALQHRGHVVAMTGDGVNDAPALKQADIGVAMGITGTDVSKEASDMVLLDDNFSTIVAAAEEGRVVYINIRRFIRYILGSNIGEVLTIAAAPLMGLGGVPLSPLQILWMNLVTDGVPALALAVEPGRPIVMQQPPKNPKENIFARGLGSYMIRIGIVLAVITIAMMSWAYGYTQANTAGGTLDPDRWKTMVFTTLCLSQMGHALAIRSNTRLFMEINPFSNPYILASVILTSILQLLLIYVEPLRNFFSTHYLTFMELMICIGFSALTFVWIELEKLFIRWRRNAQ; this comes from the coding sequence ATGACTTCTACTACCTCAGACTCTGGGTTTACTCAACCAGATGAAACGTCTGCATGGCATACCTTAGAAGTTGTTAAAGCTATTAGGCGATTAGGAAGCGATCGCACATTTGGTTTAACGACATCAAAAGTTACAGAATATCTCGGACGTTATGGCTCAAATGAGCTAACAGAAGGTGGAACCCGCACCCCCGCAGAAATCCTCTGGGATCAATTCAAAAATATCATGTTGCTGATGTTAATTGCTGTGGCAATTATCTCTGCTGTTTTGGATGTGCGGGAAGCTTTAACTAAAGGAATATTCGTCTTTCCTAAAGATGCCGTCGCCATTTTTGTAGTAGTGATTTTGAATGGTGTATTGGGCTACCTACAGGAAAGTGGTGCAGAAAAAGCTTTAGCAGCCCTGAAAAATTTGGCATCTTCTAAGGTGCGGGTAATTCGAGATGGCAAAACCCTAGAGGTGGAGTCTAAAGAATTAGTACCCGGCGATGTCATGTTACTGGAAGCTGGTGTGAAGGTTCCTGCCGATGGGCGATTGTTGGAGGCGGTGAACTTGCAAGTGCGAGAATCTGCCTTAACAGGAGAAGCTCATGCAGTTAACAAGCAAGCCGAAGTCCAATTACCAGAAGATGCACCATTAGGCGATCGCATCAATCTAGTTTTTTCAGGTACGGAAGTAGTGCAAGGTCGAGCAACTGTGCTAGTCACAAGCACGGGAATGCAGACAGAACTAGGAAAAATCGCTAGTGCTTTACAGTCGGTAGAGTCGGAACCTACCCCGCTCCAAAAACGCATGACTCAACTAGGCAATGTCTTAGTTACAGGTGCATTAGTGCTGGTGGTGATTGTCATTGCTGCTGGTACTTTATTCAATCCCAGTTTGTTTGAGGAACTAGTCAAAGTATCTCTGAGTATGGCAGTGGCGGTAGTGCCAGAAGGCTTACCTGCCGTCATCACTGTGACGCTGGCACTAGGAACCCAGCGCATGGTGAAGCGGAATGCACTGATTCGCAAACTACCAGCAGTAGAAACCCTCGGTTCCGTCACCGTCATTTGTTCTGATAAAACCGGAACTTTGACTCAAAACAAAATGGTAGTACAAGCTGTTTGCACAGCCAGTAATACAGCCCGCGTGACCGGAGATGGCTATACTCCTATGGGTGAATTTCAATGGCAAGATAAAACCCATCTTTCTCAAGCTCACCCAGAACTGCAAGCCTTATTACTAGCTTGCGTACTCTGTAATGATGCCATCTTACAAAAAGAAAATGGCGAGTGGGCAATTTTAGGCGACCCTACAGAAGGTGCATTGTTGTCATTGGCAGGTAAAGGTTCTTTCCGCAAAGACGAGCAAGATAATCGCTTTGCACGGGTGGCAGAGTTTCCCTTCTCCTCAGAACGTAAACGGATGAGCGTCATGGTGGAAGCAGAAGGATCTGGTGCAGGTATCAGCGCCTTCCATTTGCACCAAACTCCCCATCTCATGTTTACTAAAGGCTCTCCTGAATTAACCTTAGAACGATGCACTCACATTCAAGTCGGTAATGATGTTCAGCCACTAACAGCAGAACAACGAAGCCGTATTTTAGAGCAAAATAACAATATGGCAATGCGAGGGCTAAGGGTGCTTGGCTTTGCTAACAAACTATTAACTGAACTACCACCAGAAGGTTCTGAAGATATTTCCGAAAACGGTCTGACATGGCTAGGATTAGTGGGCATGTTGGATGCTCCTCGTCCAGAAGTACGAGATGCAGTTGCTCGCTGTCGCACGGCGGGGATTCGGCCGATCATGATTACAGGCGACCACCAACTAACAGCAAAAGCGATCGCTGAAGATTTAGGTATTGCCAATCCCAATGATGAAGTCCTCACTGGGCGAGAACTTGAAAAATTCAGTATGGCAGAACTGGAACAACATGTAGACTACGTTAGCGTCTACGCCCGTGTATCTCCAGAACATAAATTAAAGATTGTGCAAGCACTGCAACATCGGGGTCATGTTGTAGCTATGACTGGCGATGGGGTGAATGATGCTCCAGCTTTGAAGCAGGCAGATATTGGTGTAGCAATGGGTATTACCGGCACTGATGTCAGTAAAGAAGCCAGCGACATGGTGCTATTAGATGACAACTTTTCTACCATTGTGGCAGCAGCAGAAGAAGGACGTGTTGTTTACATCAACATCCGCCGCTTTATTCGCTATATTCTCGGTAGTAACATTGGGGAAGTGCTGACTATTGCTGCTGCGCCTTTGATGGGTTTAGGTGGTGTACCCCTATCACCTCTACAAATTCTCTGGATGAACCTTGTTACAGATGGAGTTCCCGCCCTCGCCCTAGCTGTGGAACCTGGTAGACCAATTGTGATGCAACAACCTCCCAAAAATCCCAAGGAGAATATTTTTGCCCGTGGTTTAGGATCATACATGATTCGGATTGGCATTGTTTTGGCGGTCATTACTATCGCTATGATGTCCTGGGCTTATGGATATACCCAGGCAAATACGGCAGGCGGTACTCTTGATCCAGACCGTTGGAAAACAATGGTCTTTACTACTCTGTGTTTGTCACAGATGGGACACGCTTTAGCAATTCGCTCTAATACCCGTCTGTTTATGGAGATTAATCCCTTCTCTAATCCCTATATTCTGGCATCGGTAATATTGACATCAATATTACAACTACTATTGATTTACGTTGAACCATTACGCAACTTCTTCAGCACCCACTACCTTACCTTCATGGAATTAATGATTTGTATTGGTTTTAGTGCGCTTACTTTTGTATGGATTGAACTAGAGAAGTTGTTTATCCGTTGGCGGAGAAACGCTCAGTAG
- a CDS encoding heavy metal translocating P-type ATPase, whose translation MSGQTTAEKLAIKVIETESLSHAETIHYEVVHWIPGRFRIRIPQLAWDEEYAQQLKYALGKLDFATEVQINALASSLVLSYDHEPTAIGIATIQEKLFTAIQQASTVEVPTGWTGEEKEKANNEVDFVERLGLPVAGLVLSLGAMIGLPIPPVLIGAVVFVGAIPVFKRAWDAIQEEHQLTIDFLDGLAIALHTATGHFFAPSFMLGLVEGGEAIRDMTARGSERASLDLLDCLSKTAFVIRDGKVVEIPTQDVIVGDHVIVYPGDQIPVDGIVLEGTGILDQCKLTGESVPVTRTVGEEVFASTLLVDGTLTILSERVGNNTRAGVIVNLMQAAPVHDTRVENYAATVANQMVIPTLLIGTGVGLASGNLGRAIALLTLDFGTGIRVSVPTTILSVLTYAARNGVLIRSGRAIEMLATIDTVVCDKTGTLTIGHAGVNDIDVMETRFTKDEILCYAASAEKGLTHPIAEAIVHHAKDTGVALKECEEWEYKVGLGAVAKIDGINILVGSPRFMKQENVDLEEYDIRYPDAKSGGQSLVYVAGDGRLLGVIRYSDPPRPESKEVIRELKEMGITVHMLTGDVTRVAHSIANNLGIHPNHVTAEAFPEKKVEVVKGLHDSGRVVAFCGDGINDSAALAYADASISFAGATDIARETADVVLMEDDLRGLIMAVKCARQAMDIIWQNTMIVAVPNLGALLSGIFFALDPLLAVVINNGTAILAELNGLRPLIGPGEVMPLGHQLSAAEIAEEEKRLQERSHRSEAVNVSPTSIEVETEVVVLSSDVEEPQSKSKLQTSNMV comes from the coding sequence ATGTCAGGTCAAACCACTGCTGAAAAGCTTGCTATAAAAGTTATTGAGACTGAATCTTTAAGTCACGCTGAAACTATACATTACGAGGTGGTTCATTGGATTCCGGGGCGGTTTCGCATTCGGATTCCCCAACTTGCCTGGGATGAAGAATATGCTCAACAGCTAAAGTATGCTCTGGGTAAATTGGATTTTGCTACTGAAGTTCAAATTAACGCTCTGGCTAGTTCGTTAGTTCTTAGCTACGATCACGAGCCAACTGCGATAGGCATCGCCACTATACAAGAGAAATTGTTTACAGCAATTCAGCAGGCATCGACTGTTGAAGTTCCTACAGGATGGACTGGTGAAGAGAAGGAAAAAGCTAACAACGAAGTAGACTTTGTAGAACGTTTAGGCTTGCCTGTCGCAGGTTTAGTACTCAGTTTGGGTGCAATGATTGGGCTGCCAATTCCTCCTGTTTTGATTGGTGCTGTGGTATTTGTTGGTGCAATTCCAGTATTCAAACGAGCATGGGATGCTATTCAAGAAGAACACCAGTTAACTATTGATTTCTTGGATGGTTTAGCGATCGCACTGCATACAGCAACGGGGCATTTCTTTGCTCCATCCTTCATGTTAGGTCTGGTGGAAGGAGGCGAAGCCATCCGGGATATGACGGCGCGGGGTAGTGAGAGAGCATCCCTCGACCTGCTAGATTGCTTGAGCAAGACTGCCTTTGTCATCCGCGATGGAAAAGTTGTAGAGATTCCCACTCAAGATGTGATTGTTGGTGATCACGTCATAGTCTATCCTGGAGACCAGATTCCTGTTGACGGCATTGTTTTAGAAGGGACAGGGATTCTTGATCAGTGCAAACTTACAGGTGAATCAGTACCCGTCACGCGCACAGTCGGAGAAGAAGTCTTTGCTTCTACCTTATTGGTCGATGGTACATTAACCATCCTGTCAGAACGAGTTGGCAACAATACTCGTGCTGGTGTGATTGTCAACCTAATGCAAGCTGCACCTGTGCATGATACACGGGTTGAGAACTACGCAGCAACAGTGGCAAATCAAATGGTAATTCCCACCTTGTTAATTGGTACAGGTGTGGGCCTTGCTAGCGGCAACCTCGGCCGAGCGATCGCACTGCTCACCTTAGACTTTGGTACAGGCATTCGGGTTTCTGTACCGACGACAATTCTTTCGGTTCTCACCTACGCGGCTCGCAATGGTGTATTGATCCGCAGTGGTCGTGCCATTGAAATGTTAGCAACCATTGACACCGTTGTTTGTGACAAGACAGGAACACTCACCATTGGTCATGCAGGTGTCAACGATATTGATGTGATGGAAACCCGCTTCACCAAAGATGAAATTTTGTGTTATGCGGCTAGTGCTGAGAAAGGATTGACTCACCCCATTGCTGAGGCGATCGTGCATCACGCTAAAGATACAGGCGTTGCCCTCAAAGAATGTGAAGAGTGGGAATATAAGGTTGGTCTGGGTGCAGTCGCAAAAATCGACGGTATAAATATCCTCGTCGGTAGCCCCCGATTCATGAAACAAGAAAACGTGGATTTAGAGGAATACGACATTCGCTATCCCGATGCCAAATCAGGCGGTCAATCCTTAGTTTACGTAGCAGGTGATGGTAGACTGCTTGGCGTGATCCGTTACAGTGATCCACCACGTCCAGAAAGCAAAGAAGTCATCCGCGAACTCAAGGAGATGGGCATTACTGTACATATGCTCACAGGTGATGTGACACGGGTTGCTCACTCCATCGCTAATAATCTCGGCATTCATCCCAATCACGTCACGGCTGAAGCTTTCCCAGAAAAGAAAGTAGAAGTAGTTAAAGGATTGCACGACAGTGGTAGAGTTGTGGCATTCTGCGGCGATGGTATTAATGACTCTGCCGCTTTGGCTTACGCCGATGCCTCAATATCCTTTGCTGGTGCTACTGACATCGCTAGAGAAACAGCCGATGTGGTACTGATGGAAGATGACCTACGCGGCTTAATCATGGCGGTTAAATGTGCGCGTCAAGCAATGGATATTATTTGGCAGAACACGATGATCGTGGCAGTTCCCAACTTAGGCGCGTTGCTCTCCGGTATTTTCTTCGCACTTGACCCACTTCTAGCGGTAGTAATCAACAACGGTACTGCAATCCTGGCAGAACTCAATGGTCTACGTCCGCTTATCGGCCCTGGTGAAGTTATGCCACTAGGACATCAGTTAAGTGCAGCTGAAATTGCTGAGGAAGAAAAGCGATTACAAGAACGTAGTCATAGATCCGAAGCTGTTAATGTTTCACCAACTTCTATAGAAGTAGAGACTGAAGTAGTGGTTCTTTCGTCTGATGTAGAAGAACCTCAGAGTAAGTCTAAATTACAGACATCAAACATGGTTTAG
- a CDS encoding Nif11-like leader peptide family natural product precursor — MSKQVKDFHEMISQNPTLVEKLKTASDRENFVELTVQLGAEYGYSFTSTEVEVYINQNMLILMRQFS; from the coding sequence ATGTCAAAACAGGTGAAAGACTTTCACGAAATGATTAGCCAAAATCCAACTCTAGTAGAGAAGCTAAAAACTGCATCTGACCGAGAAAATTTTGTAGAGTTAACGGTACAGTTAGGTGCAGAGTATGGTTACAGCTTTACTTCCACAGAAGTCGAAGTCTACATAAACCAAAATATGCTGATCCTAATGAGACAGTTTTCTTGA
- the cax gene encoding calcium/proton exchanger — translation MQLQEVKQVLSQPSINWLAIFLPISLVIAYLPGLRNEIFLFFTSCLGMVVVAYWLGNATEQLADKVGCTWGGMMNAAFSNLPELIFGLIAVAKGLGPLAKAAWTGAIISNMLVAVGAAIMVGGYRFGTVTFPLDRAKDAAAGLMIAAVAILMPSVYAHAVDFSSESVSAADVIKNVSVWLSVFLLMAYGGSIIYTLARFRYSEPALQAKNLVGAFVHSESTPQSKNLPEVFVPEEDVEMSWGIPLSIGVLAASSVLMAFLSNFVADCVDSVTAGLGWTEMFVGAIVIGIIGNVGAIMSAVLVAYKNKLDLSFEIGMNAASQVALLVIPTLIIASSVVGKPVDFLFSPPQIAALIGSVLIMTQISQDGRCNWLNGLQMLIFFGVISVLFFYDPT, via the coding sequence ATGCAGCTTCAAGAAGTTAAACAAGTATTAAGCCAACCTAGTATTAACTGGTTAGCGATTTTTCTGCCAATAAGTTTAGTCATAGCATACCTGCCAGGACTGCGGAATGAGATATTCCTGTTCTTTACTTCCTGCCTGGGAATGGTTGTTGTTGCCTACTGGCTTGGCAATGCTACAGAGCAATTAGCAGACAAGGTTGGTTGCACATGGGGTGGGATGATGAATGCCGCCTTCAGCAACTTACCAGAACTAATTTTTGGTTTAATTGCCGTAGCCAAAGGGTTAGGGCCGTTAGCAAAAGCTGCCTGGACAGGTGCAATTATCAGCAATATGTTGGTTGCTGTTGGTGCAGCCATTATGGTTGGTGGCTATCGCTTTGGTACGGTGACATTTCCCTTAGATAGAGCCAAAGATGCAGCCGCAGGATTAATGATTGCGGCGGTGGCAATTCTTATGCCGTCAGTTTATGCTCATGCAGTTGATTTTTCTAGTGAAAGTGTCAGTGCTGCCGATGTCATCAAGAATGTTTCTGTTTGGTTATCTGTATTTCTGCTCATGGCTTATGGTGGGAGTATCATCTATACCCTGGCTAGATTTAGATATTCAGAACCAGCACTGCAAGCGAAGAATCTTGTGGGAGCTTTTGTGCATTCCGAGTCAACACCACAATCCAAAAATCTCCCGGAAGTTTTTGTGCCAGAAGAAGATGTAGAAATGTCTTGGGGTATCCCCCTTTCTATTGGCGTACTTGCCGCTTCTAGTGTCTTGATGGCTTTTTTATCTAATTTTGTTGCTGATTGCGTAGATTCTGTGACTGCTGGACTGGGATGGACTGAGATGTTTGTAGGGGCGATTGTAATTGGCATTATTGGCAATGTAGGTGCAATAATGAGTGCTGTTTTGGTCGCTTATAAAAATAAATTGGATCTGAGTTTTGAGATTGGCATGAATGCTGCTTCTCAAGTTGCATTGTTAGTGATTCCGACTCTAATTATTGCCTCTTCTGTGGTGGGTAAACCCGTTGATTTTCTCTTCTCGCCTCCACAAATCGCTGCGCTTATCGGTAGTGTTCTCATCATGACTCAAATTTCTCAGGATGGGCGATGTAATTGGTTAAATGGATTACAAATGTTGATTTTCTTTGGCGTTATTAGTGTCTTGTTCTTTTATGATCCGACTTAA
- a CDS encoding universal stress protein produces the protein MFRKILVALNRCDDTSKYIFQEALELAKATKASLKLLHILSVDEQESPNILTLINTPENKKRWEEFEKPSLDLLKSLTEQAIAAGVPTEYYQGLGRPGHIICETARVWEAGLIVIGRRGLSGMSELILGSVSNYVTHNAPCSVLIIQNLEQLGAVGIQERQTVRVNA, from the coding sequence ATGTTTCGTAAAATTCTCGTTGCTCTCAATCGCTGTGACGATACCAGCAAGTATATCTTTCAAGAAGCACTGGAGTTGGCAAAAGCGACTAAGGCATCTTTAAAGCTGCTCCACATTCTCTCTGTTGACGAACAAGAAAGCCCAAATATCTTGACCTTGATTAATACTCCAGAGAATAAGAAACGTTGGGAAGAGTTTGAAAAACCCAGTCTGGATTTACTCAAATCTCTCACAGAACAAGCGATCGCCGCCGGAGTACCCACTGAATATTACCAAGGTTTAGGCCGGCCCGGTCATATTATTTGCGAAACTGCCCGTGTCTGGGAGGCGGGATTAATTGTTATCGGCCGCCGGGGGCTTTCTGGTATGAGCGAGCTAATTTTGGGCAGTGTCAGCAACTATGTCACACACAATGCTCCTTGCTCAGTACTCATCATCCAAAACCTCGAACAACTTGGTGCTGTAGGTATTCAAGAAAGGCAAACAGTAAGAGTTAACGCATAG
- a CDS encoding ABC1 kinase family protein — MSKVTITLEKPLRYDPEAIAQKYRDRKIQVFKRWLQILLPIVSFTIKWWWNRKTGQSRRKQQREAVQLREILTRLGTAYIKVGQALSTRPDILPSVYIDELAKLQDELPAFSNELAYKFIQEELGKTPDQIYAELSAKPIAAASLGQVYKGKLQTGEIVAVKVQRPDMAEKISLDIYILRSLATILQKRYQEIRTNLVAILDEFATHLFEEMDYIQEGKNAENFANLYGQLTDIYVPKIYWQYTNRRVLTMEWIKGTKLTHPAEIQSQGIDARSIIEVGVQCTLRQLLEHGFFHADPHPGNLLAMENGKLVYLDFGMMSEIKPHQRYALINAVVHIVNRDFSALVQDYIELEFLPPDADIIPISAALTKLFNDALTSSVAQLNFQVIIQQLSDLMYQYSFQVPAYYALIIRSLVALEGIAISIDPDFKVLVSAYPYVLKRLLTDPAPQLQPTFNNLLFKDGSFRWNRLETVLMNFSNTKDFHFSRTLEQGISYLLSDQGKFVRIRLADELLKILDAFGETLLSKTPVIFGMHRGYHHQHSVVNIDLETLEYLKRIWILLQKLPGFDSIQLARAVAQILMIPVTHETGQYIVKQVLQRSMNRFINHEITA; from the coding sequence ATGAGTAAAGTCACAATTACATTAGAAAAACCACTCCGCTATGACCCAGAAGCGATCGCTCAAAAATACCGCGATCGTAAAATCCAAGTCTTCAAGCGATGGCTGCAAATTTTACTTCCCATAGTTAGCTTTACTATCAAATGGTGGTGGAACCGCAAAACAGGACAGTCTAGACGAAAGCAGCAACGCGAAGCCGTGCAATTGCGAGAAATCCTGACTCGCCTTGGCACTGCTTATATTAAAGTTGGTCAAGCACTGTCAACTCGCCCTGATATATTGCCTTCAGTTTACATAGATGAACTTGCTAAACTTCAAGATGAGTTACCTGCTTTTTCTAACGAACTAGCATACAAATTCATTCAAGAAGAATTAGGGAAAACTCCAGACCAAATTTATGCAGAATTATCGGCTAAACCAATCGCCGCCGCCTCTTTAGGACAAGTCTATAAAGGCAAATTGCAAACAGGAGAGATAGTTGCGGTTAAAGTCCAAAGACCGGATATGGCAGAAAAAATTTCTTTGGATATATATATCTTGCGGAGTCTAGCTACTATCTTACAAAAGCGATATCAAGAAATTCGTACTAATTTAGTTGCCATCTTAGATGAGTTTGCTACCCATCTATTTGAAGAGATGGATTACATTCAAGAAGGAAAAAACGCAGAAAACTTTGCTAATCTTTATGGTCAGTTGACTGATATTTATGTGCCTAAAATCTACTGGCAATATACTAATCGTCGCGTTTTGACGATGGAATGGATAAAAGGAACCAAGTTAACTCACCCAGCCGAAATTCAGTCTCAGGGAATTGATGCTCGTTCCATAATTGAAGTTGGAGTACAGTGTACTCTCAGGCAATTACTAGAACATGGTTTTTTTCATGCCGATCCTCATCCAGGTAATTTGCTAGCAATGGAAAATGGCAAGCTAGTCTATTTAGACTTTGGGATGATGAGCGAAATCAAGCCTCATCAAAGGTATGCTCTAATTAATGCTGTCGTTCATATTGTCAATCGAGATTTTTCAGCACTGGTACAAGACTATATAGAATTGGAGTTTTTACCTCCTGATGCAGACATAATTCCCATTAGTGCTGCACTGACAAAGCTGTTTAATGATGCGCTGACATCTAGCGTTGCTCAATTAAACTTTCAAGTAATTATTCAACAGCTTTCAGACTTGATGTACCAATATTCTTTTCAAGTACCAGCGTACTATGCACTAATTATTCGTTCGTTGGTAGCATTAGAGGGAATTGCAATTAGTATAGACCCAGACTTTAAAGTTTTAGTTTCTGCATATCCTTACGTTCTCAAACGCCTCTTAACTGATCCAGCCCCACAATTACAGCCAACTTTTAATAATCTACTCTTTAAAGATGGTAGTTTTCGCTGGAATCGTCTAGAAACAGTATTAATGAACTTTAGTAATACTAAAGATTTCCACTTTAGTAGAACATTAGAACAAGGGATTAGTTATTTACTCTCAGATCAAGGGAAGTTTGTTCGCATCCGTCTAGCAGATGAGCTACTCAAAATCTTAGATGCTTTTGGCGAAACCTTGCTATCTAAAACACCAGTTATTTTTGGGATGCACAGGGGTTATCATCACCAACATTCCGTAGTCAATATTGATTTAGAAACGCTAGAATACCTCAAACGTATTTGGATACTATTGCAAAAGTTGCCAGGATTTGACTCCATACAACTAGCGCGAGCAGTTGCCCAAATTTTGATGATACCAGTAACTCATGAAACTGGCCAATATATTGTCAAACAAGTGTTGCAAAGAAGTATGAACCGATTTATAAATCATGAAATTACAGCTTGA
- the cax gene encoding calcium/proton exchanger has product MSVTKPGRFSRSPTNKKTKQPSSMSRKDRLLLWMLVFVPICLILHHLDVNPKIVFMTAGLAIIPLAAWTANFTEAIASRVGPAIGGLLNATFGNATEMIVSIVALRAGLIDVVKASLMGSMIANLLLGLGVALFFGGLRINQQNSHINPEHLSAVGRVNASLLNLVIVFLLAPTAIEVTSLALHFQTTNAFSYIASALLLTSYILMLLFSMKTHSHLYGLDEDAEPESYGSEARGEKYGLKLHIGLLLGTTIVLVFVSEALVDSLSEAIATTGMSGLFTGVILLPIFGAAVEIITCGICGAKNKVNLASSVAIGSSLQIAMFVTPILVFSGFIIGKPMNLDFDNFTVLGVGIAVLMTNSVRPNSYSNWLEGIMLLMTYLMLATAFFLHPSVAG; this is encoded by the coding sequence ATGTCAGTTACAAAGCCCGGCAGATTCTCGCGCTCACCAACAAACAAAAAAACCAAGCAACCTAGTTCAATGTCCCGTAAGGATAGATTACTCTTATGGATGCTGGTTTTTGTTCCCATCTGCCTGATTTTACACCACCTGGATGTGAATCCCAAAATTGTCTTCATGACAGCAGGTTTGGCGATTATTCCTCTAGCAGCGTGGACAGCTAACTTTACAGAAGCGATCGCCTCTCGCGTTGGCCCTGCTATCGGTGGTTTGCTCAATGCTACTTTTGGCAACGCTACTGAGATGATTGTCTCTATTGTTGCTCTCAGAGCCGGACTGATAGATGTAGTCAAAGCCAGTTTGATGGGTTCGATGATTGCCAATCTACTCTTAGGTTTAGGTGTCGCCCTGTTTTTTGGAGGGTTGCGGATCAATCAACAAAACTCCCATATTAACCCAGAACACTTGAGCGCTGTTGGTCGTGTTAATGCCTCTTTGCTGAATTTGGTAATTGTCTTTTTACTAGCACCCACCGCCATTGAAGTGACTTCGTTGGCGCTACACTTCCAGACAACTAACGCCTTTTCCTACATCGCATCAGCACTGCTCTTAACTAGTTACATCCTCATGCTGTTGTTCTCTATGAAAACTCACAGCCATCTTTATGGACTAGATGAGGATGCCGAACCGGAGAGTTACGGTAGTGAAGCTAGAGGGGAGAAATATGGGTTAAAGCTGCATATTGGTTTGCTTTTAGGCACTACAATTGTTTTAGTGTTTGTCTCCGAAGCACTGGTAGATAGTTTATCAGAGGCGATCGCTACTACTGGCATGAGTGGCTTATTCACCGGAGTAATTCTGCTGCCAATCTTTGGTGCAGCCGTAGAAATCATCACTTGTGGGATTTGTGGGGCGAAGAACAAAGTCAATCTTGCATCTTCAGTGGCAATTGGTTCCAGCTTACAGATTGCAATGTTCGTCACACCTATTTTGGTTTTTAGTGGCTTCATAATTGGCAAACCAATGAACCTAGACTTTGATAACTTTACAGTTCTAGGAGTGGGTATTGCCGTCCTCATGACCAACTCAGTCAGACCCAACAGTTATTCCAATTGGTTAGAAGGAATCATGCTGTTGATGACTTATCTAATGCTAGCCACAGCATTCTTCTTACATCCTAGCGTAGCAGGATAA